In the genome of Salinirussus salinus, one region contains:
- the smc gene encoding chromosome segregation protein SMC, producing MHIKELVLDNFKSFGRKTRIPFYEDFTTVSGPNGSGKSNIIDAVLFALGLARTSGIRAEKLTDLIYNPGHQEGDSFEGEREASVEVILDNTDRTLDRAAVVSAAGTEDVGDVDEVAIRRRVKETEENYYSYYYINGRSVNLGDIRDLLEQAGVAPEGYNVVMQGDVTEIINMTAGSRREIVDEIAGVAQFDAKKEEAFEELEVVEDRIDEAELRIEEKETRLDQLEDERETALRYQDLRDEKAEYESYRKAAELEDKREELAAVGEGIEDLEATLEERQATLDERQGTVMRLEEELEDLNAEIERKGEDEQLELKREIEEIKGDIARLEDSVENAKQRAEEAENDRRQAFVKIDGKQETIDDLEGDIRERKVAKSSIQADIQETEADLETVEARIDEVGEEFEEVKEQLEAEKEALEAAKGEKNDLQREQDRLLDEARRRSDEYDETEAEIEELEERIPELEAEVEDLEVELEKAEKNREAIEEVVDDLRTEKRELQDELDDVEDDLTAAQQEYAELEAKAGESGDSSFGRAVTTVLNADVDGVHGAVGQLGSVDEAYATACETAAGGRLANVVVDDDSVGQHCIEYLKSRNAGRATFLPLTEMGQRSLPPLPDRPGVVDFAYELVDFDPEYAGVFSYVLGDTLVVEDIETARDLMGQFRLVTLDGDLVEKSGAMTGGSTSGSRYSFSGTTGKLERVAQRITELEDERADVREELRDVESRLDDARDREAEAAEQVRDLEAEIERREDDIAETEGRIEELGERLEEIEAERTEVSDRMDELEAEIAEKNDAIAEIEATIAGLEAEVEDSELPELTARAESLREDIDDLEAEKEELDAELNELQLEKEYAEEAIEDLREEIEAAQDRKAAAEEEAEELREGIAEKEELLAEKEEAVAELEDQIADLKADREGLKADLAEAREARDEAKSRVDAVESELSEAREEQERLAWEVDELEAEVGEYDPEEIPDHEAVEAEIQRLEGEMEALEPVNMLAIEEYDEVQAELEDLLEKKGTMVEEAEGIRERIESYEARKKETFMEAFESINGHFEDIFERLSNGTGHLHLEDPEDPFEGGLTMKAQPGDKPVQRLEAMSGGEKSLTALAFIFAIQRHNPAPFYALDEIDAFLDAANAELVGEMVDELAGEAQFVVVSHRSAMLERSERAIGVTMQDDNISAVTGIDLSGGGKEVPADD from the coding sequence ATGCACATCAAAGAGCTCGTCCTTGACAACTTCAAGAGTTTCGGCCGGAAAACGCGGATCCCCTTCTACGAGGACTTCACGACCGTCAGCGGCCCGAACGGCTCGGGCAAGTCGAACATCATCGACGCCGTGCTGTTCGCGCTCGGGCTCGCACGCACCTCGGGCATCCGCGCGGAGAAGCTGACCGACCTCATCTACAACCCCGGCCACCAGGAGGGCGACTCCTTCGAGGGCGAGCGCGAGGCCAGCGTGGAGGTCATCCTCGACAACACCGACCGGACGCTCGACCGCGCAGCGGTCGTCTCGGCAGCGGGCACCGAGGACGTCGGCGACGTCGACGAGGTCGCCATCCGTCGCCGGGTCAAGGAGACCGAGGAGAACTACTACTCCTACTACTACATCAACGGCCGGTCGGTGAACCTGGGAGACATCCGGGACCTGCTCGAGCAGGCCGGCGTGGCCCCCGAGGGGTACAACGTCGTGATGCAGGGCGACGTGACCGAGATCATCAACATGACCGCCGGGTCCCGCCGGGAGATCGTCGACGAGATCGCCGGCGTCGCCCAGTTCGACGCCAAGAAGGAGGAGGCCTTCGAGGAACTGGAGGTCGTCGAGGACCGGATCGACGAGGCCGAACTCCGCATAGAGGAGAAGGAGACCCGCCTCGACCAGCTGGAGGACGAACGGGAGACGGCGCTCCGGTACCAGGACCTGCGCGACGAGAAGGCCGAGTACGAGAGCTACCGGAAGGCCGCCGAACTCGAGGACAAACGCGAGGAACTCGCGGCGGTCGGGGAGGGGATCGAGGACCTGGAGGCCACCCTCGAGGAACGGCAGGCGACGCTCGATGAACGCCAGGGGACGGTGATGCGCCTCGAGGAGGAGCTCGAGGATCTCAACGCCGAGATCGAGCGGAAAGGCGAGGACGAACAGCTGGAACTGAAACGGGAGATCGAGGAGATAAAGGGCGACATCGCCCGCCTGGAGGACAGCGTCGAGAACGCCAAGCAGCGCGCCGAGGAGGCCGAGAACGACCGTCGCCAGGCCTTCGTGAAGATCGACGGCAAGCAGGAGACCATCGACGACCTCGAGGGCGACATCCGCGAGCGAAAGGTCGCCAAATCGTCCATCCAGGCCGACATCCAGGAGACAGAAGCGGACCTGGAGACCGTCGAGGCCCGGATCGACGAGGTCGGCGAGGAGTTCGAGGAGGTCAAAGAGCAACTCGAAGCCGAGAAGGAGGCCCTGGAGGCCGCAAAGGGCGAGAAAAACGACCTCCAGCGCGAGCAGGACCGGCTGCTCGACGAGGCCCGCCGGCGCTCCGACGAGTACGACGAGACCGAAGCCGAAATCGAGGAGCTGGAGGAGCGGATCCCGGAACTCGAAGCGGAGGTCGAGGACCTGGAGGTCGAACTCGAGAAGGCCGAGAAGAACCGCGAGGCCATCGAGGAGGTGGTCGACGACCTCCGGACGGAGAAACGGGAGCTCCAGGACGAACTCGACGACGTCGAGGACGACCTCACCGCCGCCCAGCAGGAGTACGCCGAACTCGAGGCCAAGGCCGGCGAGTCCGGCGACTCCTCCTTCGGCCGCGCGGTCACGACGGTGTTGAACGCCGACGTCGACGGCGTCCACGGCGCGGTCGGCCAGCTTGGCAGCGTCGACGAGGCGTACGCCACGGCCTGTGAGACGGCGGCCGGCGGCCGGCTGGCGAACGTCGTCGTCGACGACGACAGCGTGGGCCAGCACTGTATCGAGTACCTGAAATCCCGCAACGCCGGCCGCGCGACCTTCCTGCCGCTGACGGAGATGGGGCAGCGGTCGCTCCCCCCGCTCCCGGACCGGCCGGGCGTGGTCGACTTCGCCTACGAGCTGGTCGACTTCGACCCCGAGTACGCGGGCGTGTTCTCCTACGTGCTCGGGGACACACTGGTCGTCGAGGACATCGAAACGGCACGGGACCTGATGGGCCAGTTCCGGCTGGTGACCCTGGACGGCGACCTCGTCGAGAAGTCGGGCGCGATGACCGGCGGGTCGACCTCGGGCTCGCGGTACTCCTTCTCGGGGACGACCGGCAAGCTCGAGCGGGTCGCCCAGCGGATCACCGAACTGGAAGACGAGCGGGCCGACGTGCGGGAGGAGCTTCGTGACGTCGAGAGTCGGCTGGACGACGCCCGCGACCGGGAGGCCGAGGCCGCCGAGCAGGTCCGGGACCTCGAGGCCGAAATCGAACGCCGCGAGGACGACATCGCGGAGACCGAGGGGCGCATCGAAGAGCTCGGCGAGCGCCTGGAGGAGATCGAGGCCGAGCGCACGGAAGTCTCCGACCGGATGGACGAGCTGGAGGCCGAAATTGCGGAGAAAAACGACGCGATCGCCGAGATCGAGGCGACGATCGCCGGCCTGGAGGCGGAAGTCGAGGACTCCGAACTACCCGAGCTGACCGCACGGGCGGAGTCACTCCGGGAGGACATCGACGACCTCGAGGCCGAGAAGGAGGAGCTGGACGCCGAGCTGAACGAACTGCAACTGGAGAAGGAGTACGCCGAGGAGGCCATCGAGGACCTCCGCGAGGAGATCGAGGCCGCCCAGGACCGGAAGGCCGCCGCCGAGGAAGAGGCCGAGGAGCTACGGGAGGGGATCGCGGAGAAAGAGGAGCTGCTGGCCGAGAAGGAGGAGGCCGTCGCGGAGCTCGAAGACCAGATCGCCGACCTGAAAGCCGACCGCGAGGGGCTGAAAGCCGACCTGGCAGAGGCCCGCGAGGCCCGCGACGAGGCCAAATCCCGGGTCGACGCCGTCGAGAGCGAGCTCTCGGAGGCTCGCGAGGAGCAGGAACGGCTGGCGTGGGAGGTCGACGAACTCGAGGCCGAGGTCGGGGAGTACGACCCCGAAGAGATCCCCGACCACGAGGCCGTCGAGGCGGAGATCCAGCGGCTGGAAGGCGAGATGGAGGCCCTCGAACCTGTGAACATGCTCGCCATCGAGGAGTACGACGAGGTGCAGGCCGAACTCGAGGACCTGCTCGAGAAGAAGGGAACGATGGTCGAGGAGGCCGAGGGGATCCGCGAGCGCATCGAGAGCTACGAGGCCCGCAAGAAGGAGACGTTCATGGAGGCCTTCGAGTCGATCAACGGTCACTTCGAGGACATCTTCGAGCGACTCTCGAACGGGACCGGGCACCTCCACCTCGAGGACCCCGAGGACCCCTTCGAGGGTGGGCTGACGATGAAGGCCCAGCCCGGCGACAAGCCAGTCCAGCGCCTGGAGGCGATGAGCGGCGGCGAGAAGTCGCTGACCGCGCTGGCCTTCATCTTCGCCATCCAGCGGCACAACCCCGCACCCTTCTACGCGCTCGATGAAATCGACGCCTTCCTCGACGCCGCCAACGCCGAACTCGTCGGCGAGATGGTCGACGAACTGGCCGGCGAGGCGCAGTTCGTCGTCGTCTCCCACCGCTCGGCGATGCTCGAACGCTCCGAGCGGGCCATCGGCGTCACCATGCAGGACGACAATATCTCCGCGGTGACCGGGATCGACCTCTCGGGCGGCGGGAAGGAGGTGCCTGCGGATGACTGA
- a CDS encoding DUF7518 family protein: MCGNRVEELESRVKELEASVEGLTDELVECKVRVRELESAVDEELDFVPGHEFDGTESDPETDPTEADSTKAEPADGKTEEAEDSDIIIA; encoded by the coding sequence ATGTGCGGCAACCGCGTCGAGGAACTGGAATCACGCGTCAAAGAGCTCGAGGCGTCGGTCGAGGGGCTGACGGACGAACTCGTCGAGTGCAAGGTCCGGGTGCGCGAACTCGAGAGCGCGGTCGACGAGGAGCTGGATTTCGTCCCCGGACACGAGTTCGACGGGACGGAGTCGGACCCCGAAACGGACCCCACGGAGGCCGACAGTACTAAAGCCGAGCCGGCCGACGGGAAGACCGAAGAGGCAGAGGACTCGGACATCATCATCGCGTAG